A genomic window from Tolypothrix sp. PCC 7910 includes:
- a CDS encoding cadmium resistance transporter, with the protein MSELITTISTAIAAFSATNIDDIVILLLFFAQINPNFRPRHIIFGQYLGFTILILFSLPGFFGGLILPPNWIGLLGLLPLSIGISSLVNWQEKPTEELVTEIEDSGNSNIAIVASLTVANGSDNISVYVPLFANNNLESLLIIIALFFLLLGIWCYATYQLTHQKMIANFLIRYGNNIVPFVLMGLGAFIVLKSQALSLIKLGASCLCLTILLKNHENTQEVEKN; encoded by the coding sequence ATGAGTGAGTTAATTACAACAATTAGCACCGCAATTGCTGCCTTTAGCGCCACAAACATAGATGATATTGTAATTTTGTTGCTCTTTTTTGCTCAAATTAATCCTAACTTTCGTCCTCGTCATATAATTTTTGGGCAATATTTAGGCTTCACTATATTAATACTTTTCAGCCTTCCTGGTTTTTTTGGAGGATTAATTTTACCACCAAATTGGATTGGCTTACTGGGCTTATTGCCTCTATCTATTGGTATTAGTAGCTTGGTAAATTGGCAAGAAAAACCGACAGAAGAATTAGTAACAGAAATCGAGGATTCTGGAAATTCTAATATTGCAATTGTGGCATCACTGACTGTTGCTAATGGCAGCGATAATATTAGTGTTTATGTACCTTTATTTGCTAATAATAATTTAGAAAGTTTACTGATAATTATTGCTTTATTCTTTCTGCTGTTAGGAATATGGTGTTACGCTACATACCAACTAACCCATCAGAAAATGATAGCGAATTTTTTAATTCGCTATGGCAACAACATCGTGCCTTTTGTTCTGATGGGTTTAGGTGCTTTTATTGTTTTGAAGAGTCAAGCTTTAAGCCTAATAAAGCTAGGTGCTAGTTGTCTTTGTTTGACGATTTTGTTAAAAAATCATGAAAATACCCAAGAAGTTGAAAAAAATTAG
- the cysK gene encoding cysteine synthase A — MRIAKDITQLVGRTPLVQLNKIPQAAGALAQIVVKLESMNPASSVKDRIGVSMVEAAEKGGWIEPGKTILVEPTSGNTGIALAMVAAAKGYHLILAMPDTMSQERRAMLKAYGAQLELTPGVEGMRGAIARAEEIVANTPNAYMLQQFRNPANPKVHALTTAEEIWADTDGQVDILIAGVGTGGTITGVSEVIKQRKPSFKAIAVEPTNSPVLGGGKPGPHKIQGIGPGFVPAIYRPDLVDEVIQVSDEQAISYSRRLAKEEGLLSGISAGAALYAALVVAQRPENEGRLIVMVQPSFGERYLSTSLFRDPEESEWLSKV; from the coding sequence ATGCGGATAGCCAAAGATATTACACAGTTAGTCGGACGGACTCCTTTAGTTCAATTAAATAAGATTCCCCAAGCTGCGGGCGCACTGGCTCAGATTGTAGTGAAGCTAGAAAGCATGAACCCAGCGTCTTCTGTAAAAGACAGAATTGGTGTCAGCATGGTGGAAGCGGCGGAAAAAGGCGGTTGGATTGAGCCAGGGAAAACCATTTTGGTAGAACCGACCTCCGGTAATACAGGGATTGCCTTGGCAATGGTAGCCGCAGCCAAGGGCTACCATCTTATTCTAGCCATGCCTGATACGATGAGCCAGGAACGCCGTGCTATGCTCAAAGCCTATGGCGCGCAATTAGAATTAACTCCTGGAGTAGAAGGGATGCGGGGAGCGATCGCTCGGGCTGAGGAAATCGTTGCCAACACACCTAACGCCTATATGTTGCAGCAGTTCCGCAACCCTGCTAATCCCAAAGTTCATGCTTTAACTACCGCCGAAGAAATCTGGGCTGATACAGATGGACAGGTAGATATCCTCATCGCCGGAGTTGGTACTGGCGGAACGATTACAGGCGTTTCTGAAGTGATTAAACAACGCAAGCCCAGTTTTAAAGCGATCGCAGTTGAGCCTACCAATAGCCCTGTTTTAGGAGGCGGTAAACCAGGCCCCCACAAAATCCAAGGAATTGGCCCTGGATTTGTTCCAGCAATTTACCGTCCAGATCTCGTTGATGAAGTGATTCAAGTCAGCGATGAACAGGCGATATCTTATAGCCGTCGGTTAGCTAAAGAAGAAGGATTACTATCAGGTATTTCTGCAGGTGCAGCTTTGTATGCAGCGCTTGTAGTCGCCCAGCGTCCAGAAAATGAGGGACGTTTGATTGTGATGGTGCAGCCTAGCTTCGGCGAACGCTACCTCAGCACCTCATTGTTTAGAGATCCAGAGGAAAGTGAATGGTTAAGTAAAGTCTGA
- a CDS encoding Rrf2 family transcriptional regulator has protein sequence MSTDLNSQNYALLDLSSKVEYALLALLELASNHSKKVPLTMSEITAKQPIPERYLEQILTNLRRAGVVQSQRGSKGGFVLVREPWQITLLEIVTVVEGERKDKDSSTSPTLERSLVLEVWEQANTASIQVLNSYTLQDLCQQREARLQQSPMYYI, from the coding sequence GTGAGTACAGACTTGAACAGCCAAAACTACGCTCTCCTGGATCTGTCTTCCAAAGTTGAATATGCTCTGCTGGCACTTTTGGAGTTAGCAAGCAACCACAGCAAAAAAGTTCCTCTCACAATGAGCGAAATCACAGCCAAACAGCCCATACCAGAACGTTATCTAGAACAAATTTTGACCAACCTGCGGCGTGCTGGCGTGGTACAGAGTCAACGTGGCTCGAAAGGCGGTTTCGTTTTAGTTCGTGAGCCTTGGCAAATTACCTTACTGGAGATTGTCACGGTGGTGGAAGGTGAGCGCAAAGATAAAGACAGCTCTACATCTCCCACTCTGGAAAGGAGTTTAGTGCTGGAAGTTTGGGAGCAAGCTAATACAGCCTCAATACAGGTTTTAAATAGCTACACACTCCAAGACTTATGCCAACAAAGAGAGGCTCGTTTACAGCAGAGTCCCATGTATTACATTTAG
- the cysE gene encoding serine O-acetyltransferase, whose amino-acid sequence MLLTDLRTIYERDPAARNWLEILFCYPGLQALLFHRLAHRLYKIGIPVIPRLISHLSRFFTGIEIHPGAVIGKGVFIDHGMGVVIGETAIIGDYALIYQGVTLGGTGKESGKRHPTLGSHVVVGAGAKVLGNIQLGDRVRVGAGSVVLRDVPSDSTVVGIPGRITRQNNLSGDILAHGKVRDVEAEAIRALFERVKSLEKQLEQLQTESNFSPIHVHIPEPHPSTTESDRVIEDFLDGAGI is encoded by the coding sequence ATGTTGCTAACTGATTTGCGAACAATTTATGAGCGCGATCCCGCAGCTCGTAACTGGCTAGAGATATTGTTTTGTTACCCTGGACTGCAAGCCTTGCTATTCCATCGCCTAGCCCACAGGCTCTATAAAATCGGGATTCCTGTAATACCGAGATTGATTTCCCATCTCAGTCGGTTTTTCACTGGGATTGAAATTCACCCAGGTGCAGTGATTGGTAAAGGTGTATTTATCGACCACGGAATGGGAGTAGTAATTGGTGAGACAGCAATCATCGGTGATTATGCTTTGATTTACCAAGGCGTAACCCTTGGTGGGACTGGAAAAGAAAGCGGTAAGCGCCATCCGACATTAGGTAGCCATGTAGTTGTAGGTGCAGGTGCTAAGGTTTTAGGAAATATTCAATTAGGCGATCGCGTTCGTGTGGGAGCAGGTTCAGTAGTACTGCGAGACGTACCCAGCGATAGCACTGTCGTTGGTATACCTGGAAGGATAACCCGCCAAAACAACCTCAGTGGCGATATTCTCGCTCACGGTAAAGTCCGGGACGTAGAAGCCGAAGCCATCCGCGCCTTATTTGAAAGGGTGAAATCTTTAGAGAAACAACTAGAACAGTTGCAAACCGAGTCCAACTTTTCGCCCATTCACGTACATATTCCCGAACCCCACCCCAGTACAACCGAAAGCGATCGCGTCATCGAAGACTTTCTAGATGGTGCGGGAATATAA
- a CDS encoding response regulator: protein MDTKASILVIDDEPDNFDVVETLLDGENYQLYYAPSGKQALERLESFYPDVILLDVMMPEMDGMAVCRHIKADPQWQAVPIIMVTALTDKEDLARCLATGADDFISKPVNGVELRARVNSMLRIKQQYDNLQSLLKLREDMVNMIVHDMRNPLSSIFLSTDILRLPGLTPQKLQRKLEQIAIASQQLQLLIDNLLIMAKLESGKMILNYSEVDIGELCLLAVADVEAITAQKNLNLVTELPKFKDNIKVDASIFRRVLDNLLSNAIKFSPSNSEIFLRAEYLELGGIKVQVADSGPGVAKDLRQNIFEKYEIGNLMQNVSQIGLGLAFCKMAIEAHQGSITVEDNHPRGTIFTVFLAQNAQ from the coding sequence ATGGATACTAAAGCTTCTATTTTGGTAATTGATGATGAACCCGATAACTTTGATGTTGTTGAAACACTGCTAGACGGTGAAAATTACCAACTATATTACGCGCCTAGCGGAAAACAAGCCTTAGAACGGCTGGAGAGTTTTTATCCCGATGTCATCTTACTAGATGTGATGATGCCAGAAATGGATGGCATGGCAGTCTGTCGTCACATCAAAGCCGATCCGCAATGGCAAGCTGTGCCCATTATTATGGTGACAGCATTAACCGATAAAGAAGATTTAGCACGTTGTTTAGCAACTGGTGCAGATGACTTCATTAGTAAACCAGTTAACGGTGTGGAGTTACGCGCTAGAGTGAATTCTATGTTGCGGATTAAGCAGCAGTACGACAACCTGCAATCCTTGCTGAAACTGCGAGAAGACATGGTGAACATGATTGTTCATGATATGCGTAACCCGCTATCCAGTATTTTTCTCTCCACTGATATTCTCCGCTTACCTGGCTTAACACCCCAAAAACTGCAACGCAAACTCGAACAAATTGCGATCGCCTCCCAGCAATTACAATTATTAATAGATAATTTGTTAATCATGGCCAAATTAGAATCTGGCAAAATGATTCTCAACTATTCAGAAGTAGATATAGGCGAGCTGTGTTTGTTAGCTGTCGCTGATGTAGAAGCGATTACTGCCCAAAAGAACTTGAATCTAGTTACAGAATTACCCAAATTTAAAGATAATATCAAAGTTGATGCCTCTATCTTTCGGCGAGTACTAGATAATTTGCTCTCGAATGCCATTAAATTTTCACCTTCCAATTCGGAAATTTTTTTGCGGGCAGAGTATTTAGAATTAGGTGGCATAAAAGTACAAGTTGCTGATTCCGGCCCTGGAGTTGCCAAAGATTTAAGACAAAATATTTTCGAGAAATATGAGATAGGTAATCTCATGCAAAATGTTTCGCAAATTGGTTTAGGATTAGCCTTTTGCAAAATGGCAATTGAAGCACATCAAGGCAGTATAACTGTTGAAGATAATCATCCTCGAGGTACTATCTTTACAGTATTTCTCGCCCAAAATGCTCAATAA